tcgatcTTTGGAATGAGTCGATTAATAATCTTCGCCATCTTCCTTCGCCAGGTTCAAATCGCTCTATGGATTTCATCACTGTTGAAGAATGCTCACAATGCAATTGAGAGCCAAAACGTAGAGTTTTAATCAGTTAGAGATTTTTACTTTTTTGTCCTTAACATCTCTATATAAACTTGTAATACAATTGGGTTAAAGACATCGAATATAAGTTTCTCTCCATTTTCTCTCAATTTCTTCAattaacatggtatcagagcaggtTTAATCAAGCCTGGGAATTAAGCTTGGGATGATCGATCCGTTGATTTCTGGAAGGAATGCGTCCTCAGAAGTCAAAATCAAGATCGTTCGCTGAAATTGTGAGCAATCCTATTGCAGAAACTGATTCTGAAGATTCCGGTGAAAGCTCCGACGAGAATTACAATCGGAGTTCATCTAACGTCCATAGCAACTTCAACGAAGAACCGAATCGTGAAAATCAACAACCAGATCTTCATACGGTTGCTACAATGGCAGGAAATTCTCAAACTACTCAGGTAACAAGCATCGACAACCCTAGTATGATACTTGTTACAAGTGTGTTGAATGGAAACAATTATATTGCTTGGAAGAGAGCTATGATGTTAGCTCTGAGTGCAAAACGAAAATTGAAGTTTATTAAAGAGAATAATGAACCTGCTGATGAGAAATCAGAGGAGTATGCTAAATGGAAATGGGATGATGACCTTGTTTTCTCATGGATTCGAAGTTCTTTGACCAAAGAGCTAGCAGATGTATTTCTGTTTGCTAAATCTTCATACTCCTTGTGGCAAGAGATCGAACAAAGATATGGCCAAAGCAATGGTCCTTTGATCTATCAATTGAGAAAGGAGATCAGTAGCTTATCTCAAGGAAATCTAAGCCTTGTGGATTATTTCAACAAGATCAAGAGGAGATGGGATGAATTGGCTGAAATTAAGCCTTTGTTGAGTTGTACATGTGGAGAAGCAAGAAGGCAGGCTCAGGATCAACTTGAGGAGGAGCAGTTGATGCAGTTTCTTTCTGGTTTACACATTGATTTTGACAATGTGAGAGAGCAGATCTTGATCCAGGAGCCTCTTCCATCAGTCAACAAAGCTTACTCCATGTTGATGAGGATTGAAAGGCAGAAGAGTATGAGCAATACTGAGATGAAGGATGATTTTGTGAATTTATCAAAATCTCAAAATAACAAGTCAAACACAAGGAATGGAGGTAAAAAGTATCAGAATCGTGGTCAATCTAGTGATACTAGCAAAGATGACAAGTTCTACACTCATTGTAAGAAACCTGGCCATGAGAAGGTTGATTGTTTCAAGCTGGTAGGGTATCCTGATTGGTACAAAGGAAAGAAGAGTGCTCCATACAAGCAGCAAGCTCACATGTCCAAAGAAGAGTCTAATCCTTTGGCTGATACTGACTCCGAGAATGAGGTGGAGGATAGTAAGATGGAAATGATGATTGAAAGAGCTCTGCAGAAAGCGTTGAAGAACAAAGGGAGCATTGACAACAACAAGCACCACGAATTCTCTGCATTTGCTGGAATGAGCTCTGCAGGTAACATACATAAACTTAAATCATTGAAGAATCCTGAATGTGCTTGGATCATTGACTCAGGGGCAACAACTCATATGACATATGATGATAACATGATGCATAATGTATCTTTATTATCAAAACAACACAAGAAAGTGTTCTTGCCAACAGGCACGTTTCAAACTGTGCTGAAGAAAGGAGATATTAACCTTGACAGTGGTCTTATCTTAAAAGATGTATTATATGTGCCAGAATTTAATTATCATTTGCTTTCCGTGGGAAAGTTATTGCAAGATCAGAAGATTAGCATTAGATTCTTTGCTAAATTCTGTGTTTTGCAGGACCTAGCAAGTGAGCAAGTTGTTGCTGTAGGGTTTTTGGAGCAAGGATTATACTTACTCCAAAGGCAGTCTTTCAATAAGGAGATAATAAAGACACATAGTAATACTAGTTctcttaatcaaataaattgtAGTTTGATTGCCAAAGATGATAGTTTAGATGTAACTATCTGGCATCAAAGGTTGGGCCACATGTCTAGTAGTGGTATGAAGTATGTAAAGCCATTACAGAATAGAGGAATTGGATTTTTTGATGATTTTTCACATTGTGATGTCTGCTTAAGAAGCAAGTCTGTCAGACACTCCTTTTGTAATAGTACTACCAAATCTATGAAATTGCTTGAGTTAGTTCATATGGATGTATGGGGTCCATATAAGCAAGTTTCTCTCACTGGAGACAGATTTATACTAACTATTGTGGATGATTTCTCTAGAGCAATGTGGATTGTTTTGTTCAAGTCTAAAGATCAGGTGCCTAACTTGATTGAGAACTTCATTAAGCTGGTTGAAAACCAGTTTGAAACCAGGATCAAGACAGTAAGAACAGATAATGGGACAAAATTCACTAGTCAGAATACACATGTGGTGTTCAAACAGATGGGAATTTTGCACCAGAAATCTTGCATACACACTCCCCAACAAAATGGGATTGTAGAAAGAAGGCATAGAAGCTTAACTACTGTTGCAAGAGCCTTGTTAAAACAAGGACACCTATCTCATAAGTTTTGGGGAGAGGCAATGTTGCATGCAACCACCCTGATAAACTTATTTCCCACCAAACTTTTAGGTTGGAAGACTCCTTATGAGATGCTTTACAAGAAGGAGCCTGAGTATGGGAAGTTGAAGGTTTTTGGCTGCACTGCTTATGCAGTTGACACAGATGTAAAAAGAGGCAAGTTTGATGATAGAGCTTTCAAAAGCATCTACTTGGGAGAATCTCCAGGGCAAAAAGGCTGGAAATTATACAACCTGCAAACACATAAAATCTATGTGTCCAGGGATGTTCACTTTATTGAGAATGATTTTGTGTTTGCTAATTCTTCATCTGTTTTAGCAGGAAAAGATTATAAGCAGTTGTCATCAGATACAACTATGTATGAGCAATTCACAGAAGTCCCCATTACGGTAGCAGACCACATGAACAATGACAGTACTACACCTGAAGAAAGTACTATTGAAGCAGATTCTAGTGCAGAAGTTACAAGGGTTGAAACTGCTCCAGAAAAAGAGCATGTTGCACCAGAGGTAGCAGTAGACGATGTTGTAGAAGACGTTGTGACTGAAGATGTACCAGTGCTGAGAAGGTCAGGCAGAAGCATTAAACCTCCAGCCTGGACATCAGATTTCGTTAAATGTGCTACTCATAGTGCTAAAAGGATGGAGATGCCACCTTACATAGACGATCATGCTGCATTTTTACTCAATATAGCCAAAATACCTGAACCAAGCTTTTATGCAGAAGCTAGTAGAGATCCCAATTGGGTTCAGGCAATGCAGGCAGAATTGGATGCACTTGAAAGAAATGAAACATGGGCTATGTGCACACTTCCAAAGGGAAAGAAAGCAATATCATCCATGTGGGTTCTCAAAGTGAAGTATAAAGCAGATGGCAGTTTAGACAAgtacaaggcaagacttgtagcaaAAGGGTACAATCAGAAGTTTGGGATTGATTACCATGACAGTTTTGCACCGGTTGCTAAAGTTGTTACAGTTAGAATGATCATAGCGCTAGCTGCTCATTTCTAATGGGAAATTTACCAGGTGGATGTAAACAATGCATATCTGCATGGTTACATTGAAGAAGAACTTTACATGCAACCACCTGAAGGGTATAATGCTAAACCTGGAGAAGTTTGCAAGCTCAGAAAGTCACTCTATGGGTTGAAGCATGCAGGAAGACAGTGGAACAAGATGTTCACTGATACATTAGTCAGTATGGGGTTTCAAAGATCCATTCATGACTACTGCTTGTTCACCAAGAGGGTTGGTGGAGATTTAGTTGTGTTGgttgtgtatgttgatgatgtaTTGTTGACAGGTACTTCTGTGTACATGATCAATGATGTGAAAGCAGCTTTAGATAAAGCTTTTACTATCAAAGATATGGGGGTTGCAAAGTATTTTTTGGGTGTAGAGTTATCCAGGTCAGAGGAAGGCTATGTGATATCTCAACAAAAATACATCAATGACATGATTTCTGAAGCAGGTTTGCAGGATGTCGAAGCTGTGTCAAGTCCACTCCCAGCAGGGATTGATTTCTCAGCTGACAGTCCACCAATAAAAAATAGTGATTAATACAGGAGGATCATAGGTAAACTACTTTACCTAGGATTCACCAGACCTGACATCAGTTACACAACTCAACAGTTGAGTCAGTTCCTTCAAAAACCAACTAAGGTACATTTTAATGCAGCTGTGCATGTGTTGAAGTACCTAAAAGGTACTGCTACTATGGGAGTGTTATATGCTAAAGATTCTAGTTTAGCATTAAGAGCCTTTTGCAATAATGATTTTGAGGAACAACTCAAAAAAGACAGGTTGAAGATGACTGCTTTTAGTGATGCTGATTGGGCAAGATGTAAGGAGACTAGGAGGTCAGTGGGAGGCTATTGCATTTTCTTAGGAAAATCATTGGTTTCCTGGAAAGCTAAGAAACAGCCAACAGTCAGCAAATCATCTGCTGAGGCAGAATATAGGGCTATGGCCACTGCATCTTGTGAAGTGAAATGGATCACATTTCTGTTGAAAGAGTTACAGTTAAATGTGGAGAAGCCTATCCCTTTGTACTGTGACAACACTGCTGCAATTCACATTGCAGAAAATCCAGTCTTTCACGAGCGCACCAAACACTTAGACATAGATTGTCACATAGTGAGAGAACACTTGCTGAGTGGACTATTGAAAACTCCCTTCATCAGTTCTGAAGAACAGTTGGCATTTATACTGACAAAACCCCTCAATTATAAACAAATGCTTCCGGTTATTGAGAAGATGGGAATTGTTAATTGTCACAAAATTAGATCACTCAATAAGTGAATATAATTGCATTGGTGAAGAGGGGGTGTTGAAGAATGCTCACAATGCAATTGAGAGCCAAAACGCAGAGTTTTAATCAGTTAGAGATTTTTACTTTTTTGTCCTTAACATCTCTATATAAACTTGTAATACAATTGGGTTAAAGACATCGAATATAAGTTTCTCTCCATTTTCTCTCAATTTCTTCGATTAACAATCACCCATTCGATTCATGTCTGCAGGAGGTATGAATTATcgttcttattcttcttctcaaTCGTTTTCTTCTTCGTAACTGTTCTTTTTGTGGATTAAAACTCTGATTTCACAAAACCTAAATAGAATTTCACTATTCAGGTTTCTTCATTTTGTCTTCaatcctctctttctctctcatagtCAATGTTCTTATATTCAATCTTCATTTTACTTCCAGTTCAGGTTCCAGTCCTTGTAACCTACCATGGATTGTTTCAATTAGGTTTCAGATTTTCAGTTTTCGTTTTTTTTGCTTTCTTTTTGTTCTTATCGATTTTATTCTTCTTCATCTTATCTCTATTCTtcttatttcctttttttaGAGTAACTCTGATTGCACAAAACATAAATTCTCAATCCTCGTGATTTATTGGTCTCAGTAGCTGCATGCAGGACATTGGGCGTTGGCTTTTCGAAAGTAAGTGTGGGGATACCGAGCGTCTATGAGAAGCCCAACTGGGGCTAGACCCTATTCAATGCAAGGTTTATTCTGAAGGTTAATCAAAAGGTAATGGTATAGTTTATATAGTAGAACTAACGTTTCTTATATTTTGCAATTTTAGAATTTGCCATTTGTAACACAAGAATTCTAATTATTATGATTACAGAGAGAACTAAGAGCAGGTGGCATAAAAGGACCTTCTTACAATTTCTTCCACGCAAACCCCAAGGATATTGTTAAAATTGGAAAGGAGCTATGGCCACTTCCATGGAATTATCAGATCATCAAGTATTTTATGAAGTTCAGCCTCATTTTTACTATGGACCAAGCAATATGGTAACTTCTTTTTGCTGTTAATTAAGGCAATTAAGTTATAATCTTTGGTCTTAATTGGGGCTTATTGGATGCAGGAAAGAACTTTGTGCAGTGGCTAGGTCCAAAACCTCAACTGATAGCTATTGATACTCATCTGGCTAAACAGATTCTGTACGACCAAGAATTATACCCTAAACCTGAATTTGAATCTTATGTTAAAAGGATGTTTGGAGATGGACTAGTTAGGTAAATGGAACTCCCAAAGAAAACTGGCCAATCATGCCTTTCATAGAGATAACTTGAAGGTAATCATATATTTTTCTGGCCAATAGCTATTGTTGCATCGACTTTAGATTCTTTACTTGATCTAATGGCTGGTGGTATACTTTGGTTCACTCATGTTTCtatgaaaaacatatatatttacaaATACCCTGTTATGGCTACACTTGGTATGTTGTTTGCCCTCACTCTGCTTTTCGCTTCAGTTTATTATATCTTTCATTGTTGTTATTGATAGTGAACATCTTCACTGATTATGAACATGTTACCTCATCATTCAACCTGTTTAGCTTGTTGTTTTACAGAAAATATACATATTATGTGGAATGATACCATGGTAAAGTCTCACTTTGATATTATACATGCTACTAGCAGAGTTGAACTTGCTGCTCTTATTTCCAATTAGATTGGCTTATGACTGTCATACTTCAGACCTGAaatgaaagagagaaaaatattttgaattatttGTCATTCTAATCATGTTTTTAGAAGCATTCTAGGTGTTAGTCTCTCAAATGAGTATAAGCTTTATTAAGCATTCTAGGGCATCCAGGCGCTGTGACACTTCACAAACTTATGTCTGTTTTTCTATTCAACATTGCAGCTAGCAGGAGTTCAATGTGCTGGGAACCCACACTTTTGTGTGAATGAGGGTGGATCATATCAAGAAGAGGGGCAGAAGAACACTAAAGGTTACATTTGAGGCAAGGTATGTGTCATATGTGAATGTACAACACTGAAATAATGTCATCCGTATTTTGGCATTCATTGATCGTTGGGTTGCTTTTCAGGTGGGAATGAAGCTGGTTTGCACTTTCTTATCACTACCCGTTCCTTCTAAATCATCAAATGTTTCTGGAGAACAATTTAGCAGTATGACAAGTAGAATTGTCCCTGGCTATCTTGAGCACAGAGAACACTTCTAAAGATTCTATTAGTTGGATACATTGGATCTGGGACAAGCACTATTTTTAAGCAGGTAGTTAAAATAAAGTAGTGGTTTTAGACTTGTGGCTCAGAGATGATTTAATCTTGAAGAATAAGGCCATCTACTACATTTCCATTGTGATTTTTCACCCAATTTATGTCATTTCAACATTAAAAAGTATGCACATTTCGAGTTTTCGACTAATTACAACATGGAATTGCTGCAGGCCTTGAACTATATTGATGCCATTCCTGGAATCCTCCTCCTTGTAAGTATATATTCTTCCTTAATTTAtcctcattttcaatttcatcaCTTAAACTTGTGCTTAATTAATCATACATTTTCAATCACTTTTCCAGATTTTCTTGGCCTTGCTCATTTGCCCTTTTGACTTCTTTTATCGACCTACTAGTTACTGCTTCCTTCGTGTTCTTCGCAACATAGTCTACTCTTCATTTTATAAGGTTCTAATGGTCGACTTTTTCATGGCTGATCAACTTACTAGCCAGGTGAGGAGGAAGCAAATGTCAATGTAGAAAGTTATGGAAATGACCATCTTGGAGTACTCATGGTGAGTTGATTTGTTGATTGTTACGATTTAAACTGACATTCTTATATGAAACTTAGTCTAATTCTCCTA
The sequence above is drawn from the Euphorbia lathyris chromosome 6, ddEupLath1.1, whole genome shotgun sequence genome and encodes:
- the LOC136232523 gene encoding uncharacterized protein, which codes for MRPQKSKSRSFAEIVSNPIAETDSEDSGESSDENYNRSSSNVHSNFNEEPNRENQQPDLHTVATMAGNSQTTQVTSIDNPSMILVTSVLNGNNYIAWKRAMMLALSAKRKLKFIKENNEPADEKSEEYAKWKWDDDLVFSWIRSSLTKELADVFLFAKSSYSLWQEIEQRYGQSNGPLIYQLRKEISSLSQGNLSLVDYFNKIKRRWDELAEIKPLLSCTCGEARRQAQDQLEEEQLMQFLSGLHIDFDNVREQILIQEPLPSVNKAYSMLMRIERQKSMSNTEMKDDFVNLSKSQNNKSNTRNGGKKYQNRGQSSDTSKDDKFYTHCKKPGHEKVDCFKLVGYPDWYKGKKSAPYKQQAHMSKEESNPLADTDSENEVEDSKMEMMIERALQKALKNKGSIDNNKHHEFSAFAGMSSAGPSK